In Cydia amplana chromosome 13, ilCydAmpl1.1, whole genome shotgun sequence, a single genomic region encodes these proteins:
- the LOC134653417 gene encoding uncharacterized protein LOC134653417 produces MLVKQVALVCVLTLAVAAEKKIELQDIEDDNLKSENEKELEQKSEPRSQTVIPGTAPGLLPLEFFKNGLLRYFESPNPAPQQPRYVQQYAVTEPPEKPPTQIASPKSQYGAPSTQQAMVGYLSNVPMQIYLVPQYYNENGEQAANSMPGVQYSAPVVSRVNTYPTAPETLQPQHNFIEVPTYVTPTGKTYIQQPYAYVSYAAPSTVAPVQATVAPVVYQVPVVQYPTAIASPPVAPKGYYQNPQFTETNNVEEVQENEIENPKEYSSQTDQPYPKPGPEYPRYYSSHAPLREDPRHNVISELPPPNPLLLKGPPPHLSHLPKALPIFRPLSKPVYAAGGNFISSAYSPKPSESFGIPYKRRPMSLLDSYVPSGVQLEYMKRGYAKDPIAAYEALSSHRHYSHYPAPRHYERGFLPNQMYHTAAGGITYGHLKRTPKLDKSSQN; encoded by the exons ATGTTAGTGAAGCAG GTTGCCCTTGTGTGCGTCCTGACACTCGCTGTCGCAGCCGAGAAGAAAATCGAGTTGCAAGACATCGAAGATGACAATTTAAAGAGTGAAAATGAAAAGGAACTGGAGCAGAAATCCGAACCTCGCTCACAAACTGTGATTCCAGGCACTGCCCCCGGATTATTACCGCTGGAATTCTTCAAAAATGGCCTTCTTAGATATTTTGAAAGTCCAAACCCGGCTCCTCAGCAGCCCAGATATGTTCAGCAATATGCAGTGACTGAGCCACCAGAAAAACCTCCAACGCAAATTGCATCTCCTAAATCTCAGTATGGAGCACCTTCTACTCAGCAAGCCATGGTTGGCTATCTATCCAATGTCCCTATGCAAATATATCTAGTCCCGCAGTATTACAATGAGAATGGTGAGCAGGCAGCTAATAGTATGCCGggagttcaatattctgcgccAGTAGTCAGTCGAGTCAACACCTACCCTACAGCGCCAGAAACTCTACAGCCTCAACATAATTTCATAGAGGTTCCAACCTACGTAACCCCAACGGGAAAAACGTATATCCAGCAACCATATGCTTACGTAAGCTATGCTGCTCCATCTACTGTGGCTCCCGTGCAGGCTACCGTTGCACCAGTGGTATACCAAGTGCCGGTGGTACAGTACCCAACCGCTATAGCCTCACCTCCCGTTGCGCCTAAAGGATATTATCAGAACCCCCAATTCACCGAAACAAATAATGTTGAAGAAGTTCAAGAAAACGAAATCGAAAATCCAAAAGAATATTCAAGTCAGACAGATCAGCCTTACCCTAAGCCGGGTCCTGAATATCCACGATATTATTCCTCTCATGCCCCTCTTAGAGAAGATCCGCGGCACAATGTCATTTCTGAGCTTCCCCCACCGAACCCATTGCTCCTGAAAGGCCCACCGCCGCATTTATCCCACCTTCCTAAAGCATTGCCGATATTCCGTCCCTTATCAAAACCAGTGTATGCTGCTGGAGGTAACTTTATCTCGTCAGCATATTCACCTAAACCGAGCGAAAGTTTTGGTATTCCCTATAAGCGAAGACCTATGTCTCTGCTTGATTCGTATGTCCCCTCAGGAGTTCAGTTGGAATACATGAAGAGAGGCTACGCTAAGGACCCAATTGCAGCTTACGAAGCGCTGTCCAGTCACCGGCACTACTCTCACTATCCTGCGCCTAGACATTACGAAAGAGGTTTCCTCCCCAACCAGATGTACCATACTGCAGCTGGAGGCATCACTTACGGACACTTGAAAAGGACACCGAAGTTAGATAAATCATCACAAAATTAA
- the LOC134653424 gene encoding uncharacterized protein LOC134653424: MSKRILMFVAFAALVCANEVEDSEQKKRGAGKGASLNSIPTGAQKPEYTYQVYSQTPSSQGSSYQTQVPNSFYPSQASSQYYSVPNQQEVSPGYSPQPQINLIPPPATSQFLPINFVPNPGYQSKYQIIPSKTANGNIQLLIQPSSNYQSSPFLQYPQSLFSPNPANHQYSQQQLQLPSQQQFNVASPYQQLPLGQPYLGQPSTMFLLAPPNPYNNLLYPGPNPSQSFYNYYPSTAQQKYNLSYGSSSQPSVEYEKIQGPVSSSLPKEDNDIGSHGSDFVPSDSSSSYKTAYATSRSGTYSKLK, translated from the exons ATGTCGAAGAGGATCCTA ATGTTCGTGGCTTTCGCCGCGCTGGTGTGTGCGAACGAAGTGGAAGATTCGGAGCAGAAGAAACGAGGCGCCGGTAAAGGGGCCAGCTTGAACTCCATCCCTACTGGAGCCCAAAAGCCGGAGTACACGTATCAGGTTTATTCTCAGACCCCGAGTTCACAGGGCAGTTCTTACCAGACTCAAGTCCCGAATTCCTTCTATCCGAGTCAAGCGTCAAGCCAATACTACTCAGTACCGAACCAGCAGGAGGTATCTCCGGGGTATTCTCCTCAACCACAAATAAACCTCATTCCTCCGCCGGCTACTTCGCAATTTCTTCCCATCAATTTCGTTCCAAATCCGGGTTATCAATCCAAATATCAAATAATCCCATCTAAAACGGCAAACGGGAACATACAGCTACTTATACAACCATCCTCTAATTACCAGTCGAGTCCTTTTCTGCAGTATCCTCAGTCACTGTTTTCACCTAATCCCGCGAACcatcagtacagtcagcagcaactTCAGCTGCCTTCTCAGCAACAATTCAACGTGGCCTCACCGTACCAGCAATTGCCTTTAGGTCAGCCTTACTTAGGCCAGCCGTCTACTATGTTTCTTTTAGCGCCGCCAAATCCTTATAATAACCTGTTGTATCCTGGTCCGAATCCTTCGCAAAGTTTTTACAACTACTATCCATCGACCGCCCAGCAgaagtataatttatcttatggATCGTCGTCGCAGCCGTCGGTTGAGTATGAGAAAATCCAGGGGCCTGTATCGTCGAGCTTGCCAAAGGAAGATAATGATATCGGGTCGCACGGGAGCGATTTCGTCCCTTCGGACTCCAGTAGCAGCTATAAGACGGCGTACGCGACCAGCCGCAGCGGCACGTACTCCAAGCTAAAATGA